From a region of the Fischerella sp. JS2 genome:
- a CDS encoding serine/threonine-protein kinase → MDQLVNQVLRDRYRIQSLLGRQTGRRTFLANDLQTGSSVVVKLLLFSPDFNWDDLKLFEREVEVLQSLDHPAIPKYIDRFEVETELGKGFALVQSYIEARSLQNWIESGRTFSESEIKAIAKQLLEILDYLHSRQPPVVHRDIKPSNILLGDRTGNSPGQIYLIDFGSVQTVVHSGTRTVVGTYGYMPPEQFGGRTVPASDLYALGTTLIYLVTGQHPDELPQREMRVLFEDRVNLSPNLVDWLKWLTEPSLDLRLKSAKQALEALEKSNLRTSSLAIAKKPVGSKVKLTNTRQMLEILIPPRGFHLGLIPIIGFAIAWNSFLVKWYSIAFSSWSSGGWFAALFAIGHLGVGFYLIWTILYTLFGQVKLRITGQQISLTRELLGVKCPPALSAARQDIVKVELTRLSYNRDPEGGNVKVPPQINIWAGIKKFELVSGDRLTIPELDWLAHNLSSWLNLPITRD, encoded by the coding sequence ATGGATCAACTAGTTAATCAAGTTTTGCGCGATCGCTATCGCATTCAATCCCTGCTTGGTCGCCAGACTGGTAGGAGAACTTTTCTCGCAAACGATTTACAAACAGGATCGTCTGTTGTAGTCAAGTTGCTGTTGTTTAGTCCTGACTTTAATTGGGATGATTTGAAACTTTTTGAACGTGAGGTAGAAGTCCTACAATCTCTAGATCATCCAGCGATTCCTAAATATATTGATCGCTTCGAGGTTGAGACTGAATTAGGCAAAGGCTTTGCTTTGGTTCAAAGTTATATTGAAGCTAGATCATTACAAAATTGGATAGAGTCTGGTCGTACCTTTAGTGAGTCAGAAATAAAAGCGATCGCTAAGCAATTACTAGAAATTTTAGATTATCTCCATAGTCGCCAACCTCCTGTCGTGCATCGAGATATTAAACCAAGTAACATTTTGTTAGGCGATCGCACTGGTAATAGTCCTGGACAGATTTACCTAATTGATTTTGGTAGTGTGCAAACTGTAGTGCATAGTGGTACAAGGACGGTTGTTGGTACTTATGGCTACATGCCTCCTGAACAATTCGGTGGACGCACAGTACCCGCTTCAGACCTTTATGCTTTGGGGACAACGCTGATTTATCTGGTGACGGGACAGCACCCCGATGAATTGCCACAACGGGAGATGCGAGTACTGTTTGAAGATAGAGTCAATCTCAGCCCGAATCTCGTTGATTGGCTAAAATGGCTTACAGAACCCAGTCTAGATTTACGGTTGAAATCTGCAAAGCAGGCGTTAGAAGCTTTAGAAAAATCAAATTTACGAACAAGTTCCTTAGCAATTGCGAAAAAACCTGTTGGTAGCAAAGTTAAGCTTACTAACACCAGACAAATGTTAGAGATTCTGATTCCACCACGAGGGTTTCATCTGGGATTAATCCCGATAATTGGATTTGCGATCGCATGGAACTCTTTTCTGGTGAAGTGGTACAGCATCGCTTTCAGTAGCTGGAGTAGTGGCGGATGGTTCGCAGCCCTATTTGCAATCGGTCACTTGGGTGTAGGCTTTTACTTGATTTGGACTATTCTCTATACTTTATTCGGACAAGTCAAACTTCGGATTACTGGGCAGCAAATCTCTCTGACTCGTGAACTCCTGGGAGTAAAATGTCCACCAGCTCTTAGTGCGGCTCGACAAGATATTGTGAAAGTTGAACTGACTCGTCTTTCATACAACAGAGATCCCGAAGGGGGTAATGTGAAAGTTCCTCCTCAAATTAACATTTGGGCAGGGATAAAGAAATTTGAACTTGTTAGTGGCGATCGTCTAACTATCCCAGAACTTGACTGGTTAGCACACAATTTGAGCAGTTGGCTAAATTTGCCCATTACCAGGGACTAG
- the aspS gene encoding aspartate--tRNA(Asn) ligase has translation MQRKWKLDGTAVDMVPASLIVWKPLHMKSASRMLIASLHSLPTEEVMICGWVYRLRELARTTFIIVRDCSGEVQCVASSTAIQAVSLKLDEPVEIKGKVRPDTRAKAGFEVEVFEISVLNRVTQILPFNSSSNIAEIGIDTILNHRPLSLRNQSIGDIFKIQAAILDYFRFFLKERYFTEIFTSKIVSSGTEGGTNLFEIKYFERCAYLAQSPQFYKEYGVAGLERVFETGHVYRAEPHASSRHLTEYYSLDLEMGFIDSPQELIQLERELLNFIFERLNQDYGEILKRYREKLLPQMLNVPVWEFDECLRLLNQHFGRSDLVDDLDPEAERQLCQLAESETGIPALFVIGFPLIGRPFYTHPRGNGGAAQSFDLLFEGIELTTGGQRLHKREDLEQALRNRSIDPVSFETHLRMFELGMPTHGGLAIGLERLTARILHLANVRQATLYPRDRYRIAP, from the coding sequence GTGCAAAGAAAGTGGAAGCTGGATGGCACCGCCGTTGATATGGTTCCAGCATCGTTAATAGTTTGGAAACCATTACATATGAAAAGTGCCTCACGAATGCTTATTGCTTCTCTGCATTCGTTGCCAACAGAAGAAGTTATGATTTGTGGCTGGGTATATCGTCTGCGAGAACTGGCTCGGACAACATTTATCATTGTTAGAGACTGTAGTGGAGAAGTCCAATGCGTTGCTTCTTCAACTGCAATTCAAGCAGTTTCACTCAAGTTAGATGAGCCAGTAGAAATTAAAGGTAAAGTAAGACCAGACACCAGAGCAAAGGCTGGGTTTGAGGTAGAAGTTTTTGAAATATCTGTTCTCAACCGAGTTACTCAAATTCTTCCCTTCAATTCTTCTTCAAATATTGCCGAAATTGGAATTGACACTATTTTAAATCACCGTCCTCTATCACTCCGCAATCAGAGCATTGGTGACATCTTTAAAATACAGGCAGCGATTCTGGATTATTTTCGCTTTTTCTTAAAAGAAAGATATTTTACCGAAATATTTACATCTAAAATCGTTTCTAGTGGAACAGAAGGGGGAACAAATTTATTTGAAATCAAATACTTTGAACGCTGCGCTTATCTTGCTCAAAGTCCACAATTCTATAAAGAATATGGAGTAGCAGGGCTAGAGCGGGTTTTTGAGACAGGTCACGTGTATCGTGCTGAACCACATGCTAGCAGCCGTCATCTAACAGAATACTACTCTTTAGATTTGGAAATGGGGTTTATTGATAGTCCACAAGAGTTGATTCAATTAGAGCGAGAGCTGCTTAACTTTATTTTTGAACGACTTAACCAAGATTATGGAGAGATACTCAAGAGGTATCGAGAAAAACTACTTCCTCAGATGCTGAACGTGCCAGTGTGGGAATTTGACGAATGTCTAAGGCTGTTAAATCAACACTTCGGTCGTAGTGACCTCGTAGATGATCTCGACCCTGAAGCAGAACGCCAGCTTTGTCAACTGGCTGAATCAGAAACTGGAATACCTGCCTTGTTTGTCATTGGTTTCCCATTGATAGGGCGACCGTTCTATACGCACCCACGAGGTAACGGTGGTGCAGCGCAAAGCTTTGACCTGCTGTTTGAAGGAATCGAGCTTACAACGGGTGGACAACGACTCCATAAACGAGAAGATTTAGAGCAAGCACTTAGAAATCGTAGTATTGATCCTGTGTCTTTTGAAACTCATTTGCGGATGTTTGAATTGGGAATGCCAACTCATGGAGGACTGGCGATTGGACTAGAAAGGCTGACAGCAAGAATTCTACATCTTGCCAACGTCAGACAGGCAACACTTTATCCACGAGATAGGTATCGTATAGCACCATAG